A segment of the Leptospiraceae bacterium genome:
TGTATAAATAGTTCCAATAACGGATACTTACTATAAACCGGCGGAGACTAGGTAAGGTAATTTCAAACTTCACATATTAGAAATAGTCCGAATTACATCTTCAAACTTTCCTTCAATTAATTGTCCGCCAGACTCAAGGATAGCAAACTCCAACATTAGATTAATAGAATTTCCAAAATCTTCATTAAGCAGATAACCTTCATTATCCACTCTATAGCCAGAAGCATGAGAACTGGTAGGAATTTTTTTCTGCACAAGTTCGGGAAGTGGCAGACGTATGTCTATATATCCGAAAATTTTTTTTTCCAATGCTTTCGCATATCCAATTTCAAAAGAGCTTCCGTCATCTACTAATGCACCTCGAAATGAATTACAGTTTACAACTACTAAATCACATGCTCGAATTAATTTACAATTTTCGA
Coding sequences within it:
- a CDS encoding nucleoside 2-deoxyribosyltransferase, whose product is MKKIYLAGPEVFLPNSTQILEEHKLICKKYQFEGFSPFDGEVSRAKGLAKAEKIYFENCKLIRACDLVVVNCNSFRGALVDDGSSFEIGYAKALEKKIFGYIDIRLPLPELVQKKIPTSSHASGYRVDNEGYLLNEDFGNSINLMLEFAILESGGQLIEGKFEDVIRTISNM